A stretch of the Kroppenstedtia eburnea genome encodes the following:
- a CDS encoding Gfo/Idh/MocA family protein, which produces MISVALLSKWHVHAPDYARQANDHPHLSIVKVWDEDPRRGQEWATELGVPFASDLNRVLEDPAIDGVIVNTATHLHKEVIMAAARNGKHIFTEKVLALTVADCQEIYATVESAQVKLMVSLPRLTDSTYLYTQQALEQGLLGRLTTIRCRLAHNGAVPSGREERGWLPQRFFDPVACGGGALIDLGAHPIYLTNRLAGPATAVQARLSSFLGGEVDDNAAVVVEYASGALGVIEAGFVSGGSPFLLECHGTEGSLMVTDHTVRLNSSRTPQQGWHQPENLPAPLPSPMEQWVRLIRHGIQPTITKEDVIRLTQINEAARLSHREERRVKMTSDQTN; this is translated from the coding sequence ATGATCTCGGTGGCATTGTTGAGTAAATGGCATGTTCATGCCCCTGACTATGCCCGCCAGGCCAATGATCACCCCCATCTTTCCATCGTGAAGGTGTGGGATGAGGATCCCCGGCGAGGACAGGAATGGGCGACAGAGCTGGGGGTCCCCTTTGCGTCCGACCTGAACCGGGTGTTGGAAGACCCGGCCATCGATGGGGTCATCGTCAATACGGCGACCCATCTGCACAAAGAGGTAATCATGGCAGCCGCCCGCAATGGGAAACACATATTCACTGAAAAGGTGTTGGCTTTAACGGTGGCCGACTGCCAAGAAATATATGCGACAGTGGAGTCAGCCCAGGTGAAACTGATGGTTTCCTTGCCGCGACTGACGGATTCAACCTACCTCTACACCCAACAAGCTTTGGAACAGGGCTTACTCGGGCGCTTGACCACGATTCGCTGTCGGCTGGCTCATAACGGTGCTGTGCCTTCGGGCCGAGAGGAGCGGGGTTGGCTTCCACAACGTTTTTTTGATCCGGTGGCATGCGGTGGAGGAGCGCTTATCGATCTGGGGGCTCACCCGATCTATCTGACCAACCGCCTGGCCGGTCCGGCCACCGCCGTACAGGCTCGTTTGTCCTCTTTTCTGGGAGGGGAAGTGGATGATAACGCTGCGGTGGTGGTCGAGTATGCATCAGGTGCACTGGGGGTGATCGAAGCGGGGTTCGTCTCCGGGGGCAGCCCTTTTCTGTTGGAATGCCATGGGACTGAAGGCTCCCTGATGGTGACCGATCACACGGTCCGCCTCAACAGCAGTCGTACTCCCCAACAGGGTTGGCACCAACCGGAGAACCTGCCCGCCCCCTTGCCGTCTCCGATGGAACAGTGGGTGCGCCTGATCCGACATGGCATCCAACCAACCATCACAAAAGAGGATGTGATCCGACTGACACAAATCAATGAGGCGGCTCGGTTAAGCCATAGGGAAGAGCGCAGAGTGAAGATGACATCCGATCAAACAAACTGA
- a CDS encoding DUF4303 domain-containing protein encodes MRLDFAVIESRLYQSCLEFISNFSTTENNQDVYVFALDCDDDGGSVVMLINTESEFLKTADKFPQYSYMYGERGLYGPCGYKYDVSSFKFRKHLFFEEYYNLMIECDVPADKQVFYRKQFNKLIVNVIQKIKPFNLLKKTETFVSYYTLHDVDCISTISLMRKTITDQEFKRTFRI; translated from the coding sequence ATTAGATTAGATTTTGCAGTCATAGAAAGCCGGTTATATCAATCTTGCCTCGAATTTATTTCCAACTTTTCAACGACGGAAAACAATCAAGATGTGTATGTATTTGCACTGGATTGTGACGATGATGGCGGCAGTGTAGTTATGCTGATTAATACAGAGTCGGAGTTTCTAAAAACGGCAGATAAGTTTCCTCAATACTCATATATGTATGGAGAGCGTGGATTGTATGGTCCTTGTGGTTATAAGTATGATGTAAGCAGTTTTAAATTTAGAAAGCACCTTTTCTTTGAGGAGTATTACAATTTGATGATTGAGTGCGATGTTCCGGCTGATAAGCAAGTTTTTTATAGAAAGCAATTTAATAAATTGATTGTAAATGTGATCCAAAAAATAAAGCCTTTTAATCTACTGAAAAAAACTGAAACATTTGTTTCTTATTATACTCTTCATGATGTTGACTGCATTTCAACGATATCATTAATGAGAAAAACTATAACTGACCAAGAATTTAAAAGGACATTTCGAATTTAA
- a CDS encoding TetR/AcrR family transcriptional regulator: MNGYERRKQKKKEQIYDASLELFFKYGLQKVSVNEIAHKAKVSPATIYNYFGTKEQLYTDTLMNWMDKQLAQYESILDSGLSFPEKTKEIMLLEAKNLKILADEFPKVPSPELSGLMQMMESYSEQKVAHFVRKFVALGKQEGYINKDQTEEVTMRYFTMFKNELSRSWDPSNQEQTILETDQLMELFFYGLAGRGRPQEQGVGNHNQSSISKKD; encoded by the coding sequence ATGAACGGATACGAACGACGGAAACAGAAAAAAAAGGAGCAAATATATGATGCATCCTTGGAATTATTTTTTAAATATGGATTACAAAAGGTCAGCGTGAATGAGATTGCGCATAAAGCGAAGGTCTCCCCTGCTACCATATATAACTACTTCGGTACAAAAGAACAGCTCTATACTGATACGCTGATGAACTGGATGGACAAGCAGCTGGCACAGTATGAGAGCATTCTTGATTCCGGGCTATCTTTTCCCGAGAAGACCAAGGAAATCATGCTGTTGGAGGCCAAAAACCTAAAAATATTAGCGGATGAGTTTCCGAAAGTCCCATCCCCTGAGTTGAGCGGATTGATGCAAATGATGGAAAGCTATAGCGAGCAGAAGGTCGCGCACTTTGTTAGGAAGTTTGTCGCGCTTGGCAAACAAGAAGGCTATATTAATAAGGATCAAACAGAAGAGGTGACGATGCGTTACTTCACCATGTTCAAGAATGAACTGAGCCGGTCTTGGGACCCTTCGAATCAAGAACAGACAATCCTGGAAACGGATCAATTGATGGAGTTATTCTTTTATGGGTTGGCAGGACGGGGGCGGCCTCAGGAACAGGGCGTTGGTAACCATAATCAGTCGAGCATCAGTAAAAAAGACTGA
- a CDS encoding PTS sugar transporter subunit IIB, protein MMKNILLCCSAGMSTSMLVKQMEKAAKEQGKSFQIKAVDTGRAKEEIADAHVLLIGPQVKYLLVSMKEFASNYNVPVAVINPVDYGMCNGDAVLKQAEQLISDSSSR, encoded by the coding sequence ATGATGAAAAACATTTTACTGTGTTGTTCCGCAGGAATGTCGACGAGTATGTTGGTGAAACAAATGGAGAAAGCGGCAAAAGAACAAGGTAAAAGCTTTCAAATTAAAGCGGTGGACACAGGAAGGGCCAAAGAAGAAATAGCAGACGCCCATGTGTTGCTGATCGGGCCGCAAGTCAAGTATTTACTCGTCTCGATGAAAGAATTCGCTTCCAATTACAATGTTCCCGTAGCGGTGATCAATCCGGTCGATTATGGAATGTGTAACGGTGACGCCGTTTTAAAGCAGGCAGAACAATTGATTTCTGACTCATCGTCCCGGTAA
- a CDS encoding PTS lactose/cellobiose transporter subunit IIA translates to MEEQMPVAFQLILHGGHARSAALEAIAFARKGDAEAAEASLHQAEQELSTAHRIHTDLIQKEAGGDETKVNLILVHAQDHLMNAMTIKELAAEFVHLYREINNK, encoded by the coding sequence TTGGAGGAACAAATGCCTGTTGCATTCCAGCTTATTCTGCATGGGGGCCATGCACGCAGTGCTGCTTTGGAGGCGATTGCCTTTGCCAGAAAAGGGGATGCCGAAGCAGCGGAGGCAAGCCTTCATCAAGCTGAACAGGAATTATCGACGGCACATCGCATCCATACGGATCTGATACAGAAAGAAGCAGGGGGGGACGAAACGAAAGTCAATTTAATCCTGGTTCATGCACAGGATCATTTAATGAATGCGATGACTATTAAAGAACTTGCGGCAGAATTTGTTCATCTGTATCGGGAAATCAACAACAAATAA
- a CDS encoding BglG family transcription antiterminator: protein MLTKLLTGKSYIKLEELAKDLYVSKSTVHLLMKDVTELLLPYNLTIERRPYHGIRVKGDEISLRSCISQYLLPRDVHVPLLENEYESVGISDLHRIRDTVLKCIEQTNVYLSDLELDNLVIHIAIAIRRLKEQHYIQSFRLNLREIAETREYEIAENITGYLEKELHISFPKEEIFYIAIHLLGTSITTRGLGSLQDVLGDPVHSILETILQTVRHRMGVDFKQDREFMFGLGLHIKAVMNRMKYGLNIRNPLLKDIKTSYPYAFELALTASDILSRHLGAPIHEDETGYLAIHFGAALNRSNNTRPSVKHGNTQDLQMLYDLLYNMMNNAETVHQLVKAEDVKNFVNILLKTSVR from the coding sequence GTGTTGACGAAGTTATTAACCGGGAAATCATATATCAAATTGGAAGAGTTGGCGAAGGATCTTTATGTCAGTAAATCGACGGTACATCTATTGATGAAAGATGTGACGGAATTGCTCCTCCCATATAATTTGACGATCGAAAGACGGCCTTACCATGGCATCCGGGTGAAAGGGGATGAAATTTCCCTCCGTTCTTGCATATCTCAGTACCTGCTTCCAAGAGATGTTCATGTACCGTTGCTGGAAAACGAATACGAATCGGTAGGGATTTCTGATCTTCATAGGATCAGGGACACGGTTTTGAAATGTATCGAACAGACGAATGTCTATTTATCAGATTTGGAACTTGATAATTTGGTCATTCACATTGCGATTGCCATCAGAAGACTGAAAGAACAGCATTATATACAGTCATTTCGGCTGAATTTACGGGAGATTGCCGAAACCCGGGAGTATGAGATTGCTGAAAACATCACAGGATATTTGGAAAAAGAGCTTCATATATCGTTTCCGAAAGAAGAAATTTTTTACATCGCCATTCATTTGTTGGGTACGAGCATCACGACCCGCGGCTTGGGAAGTTTGCAAGATGTGCTGGGTGATCCCGTTCATTCCATATTGGAGACGATCTTGCAGACGGTCAGACACAGGATGGGGGTGGATTTCAAGCAGGACCGGGAATTTATGTTCGGGTTGGGACTGCATATCAAAGCAGTGATGAATCGTATGAAATACGGCCTCAATATTCGGAATCCACTGCTGAAAGATATCAAAACCAGTTACCCCTACGCTTTTGAACTTGCCTTGACAGCATCGGACATTTTAAGCCGTCATCTTGGCGCCCCCATCCATGAAGATGAAACGGGATACTTGGCCATTCATTTTGGTGCGGCATTGAACCGGTCAAATAATACAAGGCCGAGTGTCAAGCATGGTAACACTCAAGATTTGCAAATGTTGTATGATCTCTTGTACAACATGATGAATAATGCGGAGACCGTGCATCAATTGGTTAAAGCGGAGGATGTGAAGAACTTCGTGAATATACTATTAAAAACTTCCGTTAGGTAA
- a CDS encoding HTH domain-containing protein, translating to MLKVHRRLLDLLNQFLKNESVLNRSILSKALGVSTKTIQKDIRELNGLMKPYGAVVESRRGNGYKLRIDDQGKFRRFHQCFFQFDSSRIPSTQEE from the coding sequence ATGCTTAAGGTACATCGACGTTTATTGGATCTGTTAAACCAATTTCTAAAAAATGAATCTGTACTAAACCGCTCTATTCTTTCCAAGGCACTGGGTGTCTCGACAAAAACGATCCAAAAGGATATACGAGAATTAAATGGCCTCATGAAACCCTATGGGGCGGTGGTTGAATCCCGCCGTGGAAACGGTTATAAACTGCGAATCGACGACCAAGGAAAATTCCGTCGCTTTCATCAGTGTTTTTTCCAATTCGATTCATCCCGAATTCCGTCGACTCAGGAAGAGTGA
- the smpB gene encoding SsrA-binding protein SmpB, with protein MPKGGVKVVARNRKAHHEYHVEDTYEAGIVLTGTEIKSIRQGRVNLKDSYALINDGEVHLVNMHISPFEQGNRFNHDPTRTRKLLLHKEEINKLIGLTKQKGFTLVPLDLHLRNGYAKIQLALAKGKKLHDKRETAAKRDADREIRRQLKQRVLG; from the coding sequence ATGCCGAAGGGCGGAGTGAAAGTGGTGGCCCGGAACCGAAAAGCCCATCATGAGTACCATGTGGAAGACACCTACGAAGCGGGCATCGTGCTCACGGGGACGGAGATCAAATCGATTCGTCAGGGACGGGTCAACCTGAAGGACAGTTATGCTTTGATCAACGACGGAGAGGTCCACTTGGTCAACATGCATATCAGCCCCTTTGAACAGGGAAACCGGTTCAACCATGATCCCACCCGAACCCGGAAACTCCTGTTGCATAAAGAGGAGATCAACAAGCTGATCGGACTGACCAAGCAGAAAGGATTTACCTTGGTCCCCCTGGATCTTCATCTCCGCAACGGCTACGCCAAGATTCAACTGGCCTTGGCCAAAGGGAAGAAACTGCACGATAAGCGGGAAACCGCCGCCAAGCGGGATGCGGACCGGGAAATCCGCCGTCAGCTGAAACAGAGGGTGCTGGGGTGA
- the rnr gene encoding ribonuclease R gives MRKNAYKPLTAEELHQSFADLEWDTFIGILNQMEAEGKIVRTRTHRYGVPERLNLVRGRLQGNAKGFGFVLPDAEFPFEQDVFIHGTDMNGAMDGDFVLARVESYKKEGMRPEGEIVRILKRGRTEAVGTYTASKHFGFVIPDDKRLSSDIFIPKEAKGDAKEGDKVVVELTGYPKGRRSAEGRVKEVLGHKDDPGVDILSIIRKYHLPEEFPEEVMEEADAVPDSITADEIQGRRDLRGRRMVTIDGEDAKDLDDAVSVEQLDNGNIRLGVHIADVSYYVKEGSALDREAYLRGNSVYLVDRVIPMLPKRLSNGICSLNPQVDRLTMTCDMELDGQGNLIHHEIYPSVIQTDERMTYHDVKRILVDEDPELIKRYQPLVENFRLMGRLAETLRQRRVARGAIDFDFPEAKILVDPQGKPMEIVKRPRTVAEQMIEEFMLAANETVSEHFFKLKIPFMYRIHERPNPEKLQSFFEFITRFGHSVRGKADRIKPRALQQLLEEIKGEPEEPVISRVMLRSMQQAKYSPECLGHFGLAAQYYSHFTSPIRRYPDLAIHRIIREVWENKGKLPDKRRGHFKEWLPTAADHTSDRERIAIDAERETDDLKKAEFMMDKVGQTFKGTISSVTSFGVFVELENTVEGLVHVSYMTDDYYHFNEYTMSLIGERTGKAYNIGDQVEVRVTGVNLDERKVDFEFTEREDSDTPRATTVPSTEPEVKKLRKPVATHTIPSTSGKPSTGRRRKSKEKGPGGKRNRRKG, from the coding sequence ATGAGAAAAAATGCATACAAACCCCTGACTGCGGAAGAATTGCACCAATCCTTTGCCGATCTGGAGTGGGACACTTTCATCGGCATCCTGAATCAGATGGAAGCGGAGGGGAAGATCGTCCGCACCCGAACCCACCGCTACGGAGTGCCGGAGCGCCTCAATCTGGTTCGCGGGCGGTTGCAGGGAAATGCCAAGGGATTCGGTTTTGTTCTTCCCGATGCGGAGTTTCCCTTTGAACAGGATGTCTTTATCCACGGGACGGATATGAACGGAGCCATGGATGGGGATTTTGTGTTGGCCCGGGTGGAGAGTTACAAAAAGGAAGGGATGAGACCGGAAGGGGAAATCGTGCGCATTTTAAAGCGGGGGCGGACGGAAGCGGTGGGCACCTATACCGCCTCCAAACACTTCGGCTTTGTCATTCCCGATGACAAACGTCTGTCATCGGATATCTTTATCCCCAAGGAAGCCAAAGGCGACGCCAAAGAAGGGGATAAAGTGGTGGTCGAACTGACCGGCTATCCCAAAGGGCGGCGCAGCGCCGAAGGCAGAGTGAAGGAAGTTCTCGGTCATAAAGACGACCCCGGGGTGGATATTCTGTCGATTATCCGCAAATATCATCTGCCGGAGGAATTTCCCGAAGAGGTGATGGAGGAGGCCGATGCAGTCCCGGACTCCATCACTGCCGATGAGATCCAGGGGCGCCGGGATCTTCGCGGGCGGCGGATGGTGACCATCGACGGGGAAGACGCCAAGGATTTGGATGACGCCGTTTCCGTGGAACAGTTGGACAACGGCAACATCCGGCTGGGTGTCCATATTGCCGATGTCAGCTATTACGTAAAAGAAGGCAGCGCGCTGGACCGGGAGGCGTATCTTCGGGGAAACAGTGTCTATCTGGTGGACCGGGTGATTCCGATGCTTCCCAAACGCCTGTCCAATGGGATCTGCAGTCTGAATCCCCAGGTGGACCGCCTCACCATGACCTGTGATATGGAGCTGGACGGCCAGGGGAATCTGATCCACCACGAGATCTATCCCAGTGTGATCCAAACCGACGAACGGATGACCTATCATGATGTGAAGCGGATTCTGGTGGATGAAGACCCGGAGCTGATTAAGCGGTATCAGCCCTTGGTGGAAAATTTTCGACTGATGGGGCGACTGGCGGAGACCCTGCGGCAGCGACGGGTGGCCCGGGGAGCGATCGATTTTGACTTTCCCGAGGCCAAGATCCTGGTGGATCCACAGGGAAAGCCGATGGAGATCGTAAAAAGGCCCCGGACCGTGGCGGAACAGATGATCGAAGAGTTTATGTTGGCAGCCAATGAAACGGTTTCGGAGCACTTTTTCAAGCTGAAGATTCCCTTTATGTACCGGATCCATGAGCGTCCCAACCCGGAAAAGCTGCAATCCTTCTTTGAGTTTATCACCCGTTTTGGCCACTCCGTCCGGGGAAAGGCGGATCGGATCAAGCCCCGCGCCCTTCAGCAGTTACTGGAAGAAATAAAAGGAGAACCGGAAGAGCCGGTGATCAGCAGGGTGATGTTGCGCTCAATGCAACAGGCCAAATACTCACCGGAATGTCTCGGTCACTTCGGTCTGGCAGCCCAGTATTACTCCCATTTCACTTCGCCCATCCGCCGCTATCCCGATCTGGCGATCCACCGGATCATCCGGGAAGTATGGGAAAACAAGGGGAAATTGCCGGACAAGCGGCGGGGTCATTTCAAGGAATGGTTGCCAACGGCGGCGGACCACACCTCGGACCGGGAGCGGATCGCCATTGACGCTGAGCGGGAAACCGATGATCTGAAGAAAGCCGAGTTTATGATGGACAAGGTGGGACAGACATTCAAGGGAACGATCAGCAGTGTCACCTCCTTCGGTGTCTTTGTCGAACTGGAAAACACCGTGGAAGGGCTGGTCCACGTCAGTTACATGACCGATGATTACTACCATTTCAACGAGTACACCATGTCTCTGATCGGGGAACGGACCGGAAAAGCATACAATATCGGGGACCAGGTGGAGGTGCGGGTGACCGGGGTCAACCTGGATGAGCGCAAGGTCGACTTTGAATTCACGGAGAGGGAGGATTCCGACACACCCCGTGCCACAACTGTGCCCTCGACGGAGCCCGAGGTGAAAAAGCTGCGGAAACCTGTGGCGACCCATACCATCCCGTCCACGTCGGGGAAACCGTCAACCGGTCGCCGCAGGAAAAGCAAGGAGAAGGGGCCCGGAGGCAAAAGAAACAGGCGAAAAGGATGA
- a CDS encoding alpha/beta hydrolase: MKMKRRSPDPFFYQGGETGILLVHGFTGTPSEMRPLGQFLKEKGYTVHAPLLVGHGTTPEEMEKTAWPDWWQSVLEAYDRLQEEGNVRQILAVGLSMGGALVLNLARTRPLAGVVPLCAPVWLRDKRHHLAGTFRWVQRYHKRGGGKLPHIEEHLVPYDRTPLKCISSLNGLIRHVRRNLSEVEAPALIIQSKLDETVDPNSAEYIYKHISSREKQLQWYDKSSHIITLDKERERLFNEIDAFAGRVTGDDR, encoded by the coding sequence ATGAAGATGAAACGCCGTTCTCCAGATCCTTTTTTTTATCAAGGAGGAGAGACGGGGATCTTGTTGGTGCATGGTTTTACGGGGACACCTTCGGAGATGCGCCCCTTGGGACAATTTCTGAAGGAGAAAGGATACACCGTCCATGCGCCGCTTCTGGTCGGACACGGAACGACTCCCGAAGAGATGGAAAAGACCGCCTGGCCGGATTGGTGGCAGAGTGTGCTGGAGGCTTATGACCGTTTGCAGGAGGAAGGGAATGTGCGGCAGATTTTGGCCGTGGGGTTATCCATGGGTGGTGCATTGGTGCTCAACCTGGCCCGTACCCGTCCCCTGGCGGGAGTGGTCCCTCTCTGTGCCCCGGTTTGGCTCCGGGACAAACGTCACCACCTGGCGGGTACCTTCCGGTGGGTGCAACGGTACCATAAACGGGGCGGAGGCAAACTCCCCCATATTGAGGAACACCTGGTTCCCTATGACCGTACCCCGCTCAAATGCATTTCCAGTCTGAACGGATTGATCCGGCATGTGCGGCGGAATCTTTCCGAAGTGGAAGCACCGGCGTTGATCATACAGTCCAAATTGGATGAAACAGTGGATCCCAACAGCGCTGAATACATATACAAGCATATTTCCTCCAGAGAAAAACAGCTTCAGTGGTATGATAAGTCGAGCCACATCATCACCTTGGACAAAGAACGGGAACGGTTGTTCAATGAGATTGACGCCTTCGCCGGCCGGGTGACCGGAGATGACCGCTGA